The sequence below is a genomic window from Corallococcus silvisoli.
TCGGTCAGACCGTAGTGCTCACGCAGGCCCCACTCTCGCATGAACGCGTCGTCATCCCGGCTCCCCGCCGGGGCGGCCTTCGCGGCGGCGTACCTCGCGGGCTCGTTCACGAGGAACAGGTGCAGGTCCTTGCTGGACTCCTTCAGGTCCTGGGTGATGCGCTCCGCCAGCAGGGCGGGCGAGTCCACGTCATAGCGCCCCGCCTTGCGCGACTGGCCCAGCCGCTCCAGGACCGCCGCGCGCTTCTCCGGGAAGGCATAGGCCGTCCGCACCGCCTCCTCGACCCCCGCCAGGGCCGCGTCGCGCTCCGCGGCGGTGAGCCGGGCACGGACGGGGCCTTCGACGCGCACGGCGGGCGCCGGCGGTTGTGCCAGGGCCGGAGCGGCGCCCGACAACAGCAACATCATCACAGCGGCGAAACAGCGGTCAGACATCTTCATCCAGGTCTCCAGATACGTCCGAGTCATCCCAATGCAAGGTGTCGCCAATGCGGGCCCGCAGGCCGCGCCGGTCGAGGGCCTGCTCCAGGCCCTCCAGGTCCGCGAGCAGCGTCGGTGCCCCTTCCGCGAGCACCTGGGTGGCCGCTGCTTGGATGGCGGCCCACAGCGGCGCCAACCTCCGCGCCGTCTCCCGCCCCCGGGCGGTGAGCTTCAATCGCTGGCGCCGGCCGTCCTGCGGGTCCGCCTCGCTGGCGATCAACTTCTCGCGCTCCAGCGCCGTGCGCACCTGGCTCACGGCCGCGTGCGTGATGCCCAGCCGCTGCGCCAGCTCCCCCACCGTCAGGGGTCCTGCATCCCGCAGCGACGTGAAGACCCCGTACCACCTCGGCTCGAACCGCTCGCCCGAGGCCTGGTAGGCCGCGTGGACATCCCGGTCCAGCCGCTCCACCAGCCGCCGCAGCCGAGACCCAAAGGCCCCAGCCCCCTGTCTGACCACGTCATCCATAAATCCGTAAGTACTTACCCATTTTGCCATTGTCAATGGCGGGGCCCGACACACGCCAGGGCGGAAATCCGTGACACGCGTGTCACGCCTGAGCACCCCGGACGGTGTGTCAGGCCGTCTCTCTCCTCTGTGACTGTGTGTGGCACCTGCCTTGCTCTGTCAGCGCCCCACCATGAGCCGATCCGGTCCGTCTCCCTCCTTCGAAGCGTCTCCTCCGGTCTCCCGCCCCAGGTTCTGGGCGACACGGCTGCTGTTGTTCGTGGCCTGCGTCAGCGTGGTGGCCACCTCCGAGCCCGTCTCCGAGAACGTCCTGTCCGAGGAGTACGTGGGCGCCCCGCTGAGCATCTCGACCGAAGCACCCAAGGCGGTGCGCCGCCTCATCGTCCGGGCCTCCGCGCCGAAGCCTCCCTCCAAGGAGGTGGAGGCGGAGATGACGGCACGGGTCACGGCGCGGTGGCGTCCCACTGATCCCAGCCAGACGGCGAGCCCCTGGCTCCGGGTGTCCCTGGTTGACACGTCGAACGACTACGCCATTGGAAGCAAGCTCGGCGTGCTGACGGAAGCAGAGCCCGTGACGGTGGAGGTAGAGCCATCCACGAACCTCTCGACGTACTGCGAGCTGGACGAAGGCTGTGAATGGAGCGTGGACCTCACCCTCGAAGTGCAGCCCAACGCCGCCCCCGGCACGGTCGAGTTGGAGTGGACGACGCAGGCCCGGGCGCGGGTGGTGGGCACCTCCAGCACCCCCAAGGGCTTCACCGTGACCGTCTCCGAGCCCTGAACCTGGAGTCGAAAACCCCATGCGAATCCCCATCCCTTCCTGTGCCCGGCACCTGCTGCCTGCGGCCCTGCTGCTGCTGACCCCCGCCTGCTTGAACATGAACAGCTGGGCGGAGATGGACTCCGAGGCCCAATCCCTCACCCTCATCCCAGCCGAGCCTCACGCCGAAGCGCGGCTGCACGTGGTGGCCACCTCCCGGGCGGGCAAGCGCGCGAAGCTCTCCTACATCAACCTCAACTTCGACATGGAGCAGTCCTGGCGGCCACAGGAGACAGACGCCCCGGCGGTCCAGCCCTGGTACCGCGTCAGGCTGGTGGATGAGCGCGACGGGCACGT
It includes:
- a CDS encoding MarR family winged helix-turn-helix transcriptional regulator translates to MVRQGAGAFGSRLRRLVERLDRDVHAAYQASGERFEPRWYGVFTSLRDAGPLTVGELAQRLGITHAAVSQVRTALEREKLIASEADPQDGRRQRLKLTARGRETARRLAPLWAAIQAAATQVLAEGAPTLLADLEGLEQALDRRGLRARIGDTLHWDDSDVSGDLDEDV